One stretch of Cygnus olor isolate bCygOlo1 chromosome 1, bCygOlo1.pri.v2, whole genome shotgun sequence DNA includes these proteins:
- the NYX gene encoding nyctalopin isoform X3, with the protein MPLVNNQVILWVPRAHAVWACVRSCPASCVCTQERSCSVLCDRAGLGQIPSEFPCEASSINLDKNSIKFLAERAFGTLPSLKSLSLNHNNISFITPGAFKGLPSLTELKMAHNEYIRYLHTRTFTALRRLVKLDLADCNLFNIPDRIFIELPALQELLCFQNNFRRIPGAIRGMENLTHVYLERNRIEAVAYNSLQGLIKLKYLNLQDNRINVIHERAFQGCRKMEYLYLNDNLISELPENSFDGLRFLKMLNLGGNFLRNVSNTWFRDLVELEVLYLDRNRINYIEEGAFENLTSLVSLHLNSNNLTTLPFSVFQPVYLLGRLYLFRNPWECDCRIEWLKEWMESYGLVRDIPCASPSSVAGIDLMDVLYDRSPEGYCLDPVELNVTSDSTTPSGEPFSTTESKFNSLISKLLLQMGLPEEVSNTTEVFSNATQLDGLADGVSSGAGEDGRKAAAFSFQLPALLTVVVLQSK; encoded by the coding sequence CAGATCCCCAGCGAGTTCCCTTGCGAAGCCTCCTCGATCAACCTGGATAAAAACAGCATCAAGTTCCTCGCCGAGAGGGCCTTCGGGACTTTGCCTTCCCTCAAGTCCCTGTCCCTCAACCACAACAACATCTCCTTCATCACCCCGGGAGCTTTCAAGGGGCTGCCCAGCCTGACCGAGCTGAAGATGGCCCACAACGAGTACATCCGCTACCTCCACACGCGGACTTTCACCGCCCTCAGGCGACTGGTCAAGCTGGACCTGGCGGATTGCAACCTGTTCAACATCCCGGACAGGATCTTCATcgagctgccagccctgcaggagctccTCTGCTTCCAGAACAACTTCCGAAGGATCCCAGGTGCCATCAGGGGCATGGAGAATCTGACCCACGTCTACCTGGAGAGAAACAGGATCGAAGCGGTAGCCTacaactccctgcagggcctgatcAAGCTGAAATACCTGAATCTGCAGGACAACAGGATAAATGTCATCCACGAGCGAGCTTTTCAGGGCTGCAGAAAGATGGAGTACCTGTACCTGAATGACAACTTGATCAGTGAGCTTCCAGAAAACTCCTTTGACGGCCTGAGGTTCCTGAAAATGCTCAACCTGGGGGGGAATTTCCTCAGGAACGTTTCCAACACCTGGTTCCGGGACCTGGTGGAGCTGGAGGTCCTGTACCTGGACCGCAACAGGATCAACTACATTGAGGAGGGGGCTTTCGAGAACCTCACCAGCCTGGTCTCCTTGCACTTGAACAGCAACAACCTGACGACCCTGcccttttctgtcttccagcCGGTGTACCTCCTGGGGCGGCTGTACCTCTTCCGCAACCCCTGGGAGTGCGACTGCCGCATCGAGTGGCTGAAGGAGTGGATGGAGAGCTACGGGCTCGTCAGGGATATCCCCTGTGCCTCCCCGTCCTCGGTAGCTGGGATTGACCTGATGGACGTGCTCTATGACAGATCACCAGAAGGTTACTGTCTCGACCCGGTGGAGCTAAACGTCACGTCCGACAGCACGACCCCAAGCGGAGAGCCTTTCTCTACCACGGAGAGCAAGTTCAACAGCCTTATCTCTAAACTCTTGCTCCAGATGGGCCTTCCTGAAGAGGTGTCAAACACCACCGAGGTCTTCAGTAACGCCACGCAGCTGGATGGACTGGCTGATGGGGTTTCTTCTGGGGCAGGGGAAGATGGCCGCAAAGCCGCCGCCTTCTCTTTTCAGCTCCCAGCACTTCTTACAGTGGTTGTTTTGCAGAGCAAGTAG
- the NYX gene encoding nyctalopin isoform X2: MFAIILNVILWVPRAHAVWACVRSCPASCVCTQERSCSVLCDRAGLGQIPSEFPCEASSINLDKNSIKFLAERAFGTLPSLKSLSLNHNNISFITPGAFKGLPSLTELKMAHNEYIRYLHTRTFTALRRLVKLDLADCNLFNIPDRIFIELPALQELLCFQNNFRRIPGAIRGMENLTHVYLERNRIEAVAYNSLQGLIKLKYLNLQDNRINVIHERAFQGCRKMEYLYLNDNLISELPENSFDGLRFLKMLNLGGNFLRNVSNTWFRDLVELEVLYLDRNRINYIEEGAFENLTSLVSLHLNSNNLTTLPFSVFQPVYLLGRLYLFRNPWECDCRIEWLKEWMESYGLVRDIPCASPSSVAGIDLMDVLYDRSPEGYCLDPVELNVTSDSTTPSGEPFSTTESKFNSLISKLLLQMGLPEEVSNTTEVFSNATQLDGLADGVSSGAGEDGRKAAAFSFQLPALLTVVVLQSK, encoded by the coding sequence CAGATCCCCAGCGAGTTCCCTTGCGAAGCCTCCTCGATCAACCTGGATAAAAACAGCATCAAGTTCCTCGCCGAGAGGGCCTTCGGGACTTTGCCTTCCCTCAAGTCCCTGTCCCTCAACCACAACAACATCTCCTTCATCACCCCGGGAGCTTTCAAGGGGCTGCCCAGCCTGACCGAGCTGAAGATGGCCCACAACGAGTACATCCGCTACCTCCACACGCGGACTTTCACCGCCCTCAGGCGACTGGTCAAGCTGGACCTGGCGGATTGCAACCTGTTCAACATCCCGGACAGGATCTTCATcgagctgccagccctgcaggagctccTCTGCTTCCAGAACAACTTCCGAAGGATCCCAGGTGCCATCAGGGGCATGGAGAATCTGACCCACGTCTACCTGGAGAGAAACAGGATCGAAGCGGTAGCCTacaactccctgcagggcctgatcAAGCTGAAATACCTGAATCTGCAGGACAACAGGATAAATGTCATCCACGAGCGAGCTTTTCAGGGCTGCAGAAAGATGGAGTACCTGTACCTGAATGACAACTTGATCAGTGAGCTTCCAGAAAACTCCTTTGACGGCCTGAGGTTCCTGAAAATGCTCAACCTGGGGGGGAATTTCCTCAGGAACGTTTCCAACACCTGGTTCCGGGACCTGGTGGAGCTGGAGGTCCTGTACCTGGACCGCAACAGGATCAACTACATTGAGGAGGGGGCTTTCGAGAACCTCACCAGCCTGGTCTCCTTGCACTTGAACAGCAACAACCTGACGACCCTGcccttttctgtcttccagcCGGTGTACCTCCTGGGGCGGCTGTACCTCTTCCGCAACCCCTGGGAGTGCGACTGCCGCATCGAGTGGCTGAAGGAGTGGATGGAGAGCTACGGGCTCGTCAGGGATATCCCCTGTGCCTCCCCGTCCTCGGTAGCTGGGATTGACCTGATGGACGTGCTCTATGACAGATCACCAGAAGGTTACTGTCTCGACCCGGTGGAGCTAAACGTCACGTCCGACAGCACGACCCCAAGCGGAGAGCCTTTCTCTACCACGGAGAGCAAGTTCAACAGCCTTATCTCTAAACTCTTGCTCCAGATGGGCCTTCCTGAAGAGGTGTCAAACACCACCGAGGTCTTCAGTAACGCCACGCAGCTGGATGGACTGGCTGATGGGGTTTCTTCTGGGGCAGGGGAAGATGGCCGCAAAGCCGCCGCCTTCTCTTTTCAGCTCCCAGCACTTCTTACAGTGGTTGTTTTGCAGAGCAAGTAG